From Leptolyngbya sp. 'hensonii', the proteins below share one genomic window:
- a CDS encoding YqiA/YcfP family alpha/beta fold hydrolase, with amino-acid sequence MTTYLYLHGFASGPRSAKAQYLANRFTELGLALQIPDLNQGDFSHLTLTRQIQQVEAELPVTPVTLIGSSFGGLTAAWLAQRQRQVERLVLLAPAFQFLDHWLPRLGAAQQQLWATEGYLSIYHYIEQSRLPLHYGFMTDAQQYRDEDLQRSVPTLILHGRSDDTIPIAASRRFASARPWVTLMELESDHGLTDVIASIWIEIQKFCALAQVM; translated from the coding sequence ATGACCACCTACCTTTACCTGCATGGATTTGCCTCTGGCCCTCGATCTGCGAAGGCTCAATATTTGGCAAATCGCTTCACTGAGTTGGGTCTTGCCCTCCAGATCCCAGATTTGAATCAGGGGGATTTCTCCCACCTGACCCTAACCCGTCAGATTCAGCAGGTAGAAGCCGAATTGCCAGTCACCCCAGTGACTCTGATTGGTTCCAGTTTTGGAGGGCTGACGGCGGCTTGGCTGGCCCAGCGCCAGCGCCAGGTAGAGCGGCTGGTGCTACTGGCTCCCGCCTTTCAGTTCTTGGATCACTGGTTGCCCCGCCTGGGCGCGGCCCAGCAACAACTCTGGGCAACAGAAGGTTATCTGTCAATTTATCACTACATTGAACAGAGTAGGCTCCCCCTCCACTATGGGTTTATGACTGATGCCCAGCAGTATCGGGATGAGGACCTGCAGCGATCGGTGCCAACCCTGATTCTGCATGGCCGATCGGATGACACGATTCCGATTGCCGCCAGTCGTCGGTTTGCATCTGCCCGCCCCTGGGTCACCTTAATGGAACTGGAGAGCGACCATGGGCTGACCGATGTGATCGCTTCCATCTGGATAGAGATTCAGAAATTCTGTGCTTTGGCACAAGTTATGTAG